The window AGAATTTGGTGCAATATTTGTGGAGTATGTAGAAACAGGAGCTATTTATACCATCTTTCTGAATCCCTATACTATTTCCCCTGAGATAATAAAAGGAGAAAAGAGGTTTGAGTAAGGTTATATATTCTAAAAGTGGTTTAACACTTATGGAGATTCTGATTGCACTTGCTATATTTGCAGTAGCAGGTGTGATTTCTTTACAGTCCTGTCTCATTTCAACAAGACATATTCAGATAGTCAATAATGAAAAAAACCTTGTTATGCTATCAAATATGAAGTTAGAGGAGTATAAGATAGAAAAGATAGATATAGAAAGAGAAAAAAATGGTTTTTTTGCTGAACCATTTGAAGATTATTACTGGGAATTTGAACTGGCGGATATAACTATCACAGATACAGAATATGGCGTTTCATTTACTCCTTATAAACTTACAGTAGGAACAAAAGGAGATGTATACTCAACACTAACCAGTTTTTTAAAATCAGATAGATTGGATGAAAAGAAATGAAGAATAAAAAGGGGTTTACACTTATTGAACTTCTTATAGCCACACTTTTAGTCCTTTTATTATTTGGTATCATGTATGCAACATTTTTTTCTGTAAGTAATACAATTGAAAAAGTTGAGAAGAAAATGAAGATATCGGAGATAATATTTAAATTTATAAGTAGATTTAAAATGGAAGTGAAATGTATGATAAGAGAAGAAAAGAGTGAGCCATCTTTTGATATAAAAGAGATAACATTTCTTACAATAACAGAGACATCTCCATATCCTGTAAGGGTGACATATACTGTTGAAAAGACACCGGAGGGTCTTGAAAATCTTTTACGGAAGCAGGAATCTTTGCTTACCAATTATTCTTTTTTGTTTTCGGTAATAGATGGTTATGATAGTATAAAATTTCTGTTTTATATAGATGGTATATGGCGTGAGTATGTAGATAAACCTGAAAAGGTAAGTGCAATTGGACTTGAGATAATGGAAGGTAATGAAAGGTTGTTTTTTCCTGTAAAGATGTATGGGACATTTGTTGATGAAGAAGAGAAATGAAGGTGTTGTTGTTATTTTTGTGCTGATATTTACCACAGCAATATCTATGATGGCTATTTTTTTGGGTGCTCGGGTAAAACAATATATTTCTCTATTTTCAGGGATAAAAAGAGAAAATGAAATGGAAAACATCGCAGAGATGGGGATTGAAATTGGAAAGGTTTTACTTGATATATCGCAGAAGAAACATATGATTTCAGAAGAGGTAGGATATATAAAAAGACAGTATGAAGTAGATGGAATGAATATAGAGATACTTATAGAGGATGAAAATGGAAAAATAAATCCTAACAAAATTTTCGGCTCTGAAAAAGGGGAAATACACACCTATCTCCTTGATGTATATAAAAGATTCTTTTCTGTTATGGGATATTCGGAAAACTTATCTGATGCATTACTTGATTGGATAGATGAAGATAATATTCCCAGGGCAGGAGGAGCGGAGGCGAGTTTTTATATGTCATCAGGATTTTCTTATCTCCCTTCCAATAAACCTCTTTATAATCCAGAAGAGATGCTTTTAGTAGCAGGATTTACAAAAGATATTGTTTTTGGAAATAATAATAAAAAAGGGTTGATAAATTTTATTACTACGTTCTCGGATGGTAAAATTAATGTGAATACATGCTATCCAGAGGTATTGAATGCACTCGGTTTTTCAACAGTAGATGTTGAGAGGATAACAACAGAAAGAGCAAGAAGACCTATAGAAGAAAAGTTTATGGTTGAAGTAAATAAAGAAGTATATCTGAAAAACCGTGCTGTTATTGTATTTAAAAGCAGTTATTTTACTATATCTTCTCGGGTAACAGATGAGGAGGGTAATAAAAAAGAATTAAAGGCATATGTAAGAAGGACAGATAAGACAACAGATATTATAAGGATGAATATAAAATGAAAATATGTACCCTGTACCTAAAATATGAAAAGGTTATATACAGGATAACAGGAACTAATATAGAAGAAGGAGCGTTTAATAGTGAAGAGGTTGAGGCTTTTCTTGATAAAAATCGTCCTGATATACTTAACATTATTATATCAAAACCACATCTTATATTCAGAAGGGTAGAATTTCCCTTCAGAAACAAAAGGAAGATACGGATGGTTATTCCTTCAGAGATAGAAGAAACACTTCCTGACAATATTGATAATTTCTTATTTTCCTTGGATTTTTTCCCGTTAAACAAAAACGGAATGGTTGTGAATATATATGGTGTTCCATCTGTACTGATTGATTTCTGGCGAAATATAGCAAACAAACACAGGACAAAATTATATTTCTTTTTAGACACACTTCTGTTATTGCAGTTTTTGAAACAATCAACAGATGAAAAAAATCATATATCTATTTATGAAGAAGAGGAATATATTTTACTTAATATAGTAGAAAACGGTATTTTGACAGGTTCTTACTCTTATCATCTTACCGGGGCAGAGAATTTAGAAAACACAGAACTTATAAAAGAGATTATAAACAAGAAAGGACTGCCTTTGTTTATATGTGGTCCTGGTGTAAAAACTAAAGAACTTGCTATAAGTGAAAAAAATATACGGTATTTGGATCTACCGAGAGATATATCAAAGAAGTATCTATTCCATTATCTCGCTTCCATCAAAGCATTCAAAAGAGATTTTCTATCTTTAAAACATTCTATTGGGATTAAAATTCCTGTTTCAGATGTTGCTATTTTTGTGGTTTTTTTGTTTATCTCTTTTTTCTCTTTCTCTCCTTATTTTAAAGTTGTTGAGAAACAGAAGGAAATCAGAGGTATTGAAGAAGAGATGAAACAGATATTTGTCTCAACATTCCCGGATATTCAGAATGTAGTAAATCCTTTGATACAGGCGAGAGAAAAAATAATGAAAACAGATATTACAGATGTAAAAAAAGGGGTCCCTTCTGTTTTGAAGGTTATGGCAGATATAACAACTCTCTTTCCTGATAATATGGATGCAAAGATTGATATTTTCAGAATTGCAGGCGATACCATTACTCTTTCAGGAACAGCGGACTCACTTAAAACATTAGAAAAGATAAAAGAAAGGATAGATAAATCAGAAAAGTTTAGTGTTACTGATATAGGGACAATATCCTTTGATACAAAGAACAGAGCAAATTTTAGCATAACATTAAAGGTACATTGATATATATGGATAAGAAGAAGATAATACTTATTATTCTTTTCCTTTCTTTACTTGAGATAAGATTTATTTATATTCCTGCAAGGAACAAAGTTGTTTCTCTTAATAAACTTATTACTGCCAAGCAGAAAGATAAAGAAACACTTTTAAAACTGTGTGAAGAATATAAAGAAAAAGGAGAGGGAGAAGAACCGTTGAGGATAACAGATGAGGAATTTTCCTTACTTTCTTATACAGGTAATCTTATAGAAAGTAAGAATCTTGAAAGAAATATTACAGGGCTTCAACCTCTGAGGACTGAAGAGAAGGGGAATTTTAAAATTGAAAGTATCAGGATGGGGATGAAAGGGATAACATTATCGCAACTCTATGAGTTTCTTTATGATATTGAAAAGGCAAAATATGGAATATATATCCCTGATTTCAGGATGCAGAAGCAGAAGGATTCTCCTCATCTTTTAGACATAGAGATAGAACTTCTTGTGGTAAAAGAAGCAGAAAACAGTAAATAGCGATTATTTTCTCCCCCGATTAAAAAAAGGAAGAGGTGAAGGATATTATTTAACAATGGCAGATATATATCTTGTAGATGGCAGTGCACTTATTTATCGTTCTTTCTAT of the bacterium genome contains:
- a CDS encoding general secretion pathway protein GspK translates to MKKRNEGVVVIFVLIFTTAISMMAIFLGARVKQYISLFSGIKRENEMENIAEMGIEIGKVLLDISQKKHMISEEVGYIKRQYEVDGMNIEILIEDENGKINPNKIFGSEKGEIHTYLLDVYKRFFSVMGYSENLSDALLDWIDEDNIPRAGGAEASFYMSSGFSYLPSNKPLYNPEEMLLVAGFTKDIVFGNNNKKGLINFITTFSDGKINVNTCYPEVLNALGFSTVDVERITTERARRPIEEKFMVEVNKEVYLKNRAVIVFKSSYFTISSRVTDEEGNKKELKAYVRRTDKTTDIIRMNIK
- a CDS encoding type II secretion system GspH family protein, encoding MSKVIYSKSGLTLMEILIALAIFAVAGVISLQSCLISTRHIQIVNNEKNLVMLSNMKLEEYKIEKIDIEREKNGFFAEPFEDYYWEFELADITITDTEYGVSFTPYKLTVGTKGDVYSTLTSFLKSDRLDEKK
- a CDS encoding prepilin-type N-terminal cleavage/methylation domain-containing protein, which produces MKNKKGFTLIELLIATLLVLLLFGIMYATFFSVSNTIEKVEKKMKISEIIFKFISRFKMEVKCMIREEKSEPSFDIKEITFLTITETSPYPVRVTYTVEKTPEGLENLLRKQESLLTNYSFLFSVIDGYDSIKFLFYIDGIWREYVDKPEKVSAIGLEIMEGNERLFFPVKMYGTFVDEEEK